The proteins below come from a single Erinaceus europaeus chromosome 20, mEriEur2.1, whole genome shotgun sequence genomic window:
- the TAF1D gene encoding TATA box-binding protein-associated factor RNA polymerase I subunit D, translating to MEPPGLGQPWEAALGAELSSDGSSGSSLFRTQRPGLCPARSPSSSARKQAEAADSSSDGSGSPRPRTLRALLERLRRRRRRRRRRRRRPTGRPRGRPAGTKSSRASRIQKRQIRDKSAGDPYEEAESGKSPWRKILAFEQAVSRGFFNYLEKLKYEHHLKESLKQMDVGEDLEKEDLDSRRYKYLDDDDSLSPIESGTEDVNNLENDGCDIKPVEESHFIIRSELPRKTEVYLEQECVGGEPALSKKRASKLKTLRRESSKKMGM from the exons ATGGAGCCCCCGGGCCTCGGGCAGCCGTGGGAGGCGGCGCTGGGAGCCGAGCTCTCCAG CGACGGCTCGTCCGGCAGCAGCCTGTTCAGAACGCAGCGCCCCGGCCTCTGCCCGGCGCGGTCGCCCAGCAGCTCCGCGAGGAAGCAGGCGGAGGCGGCGGACTCGTCCAGCGACGGCTCGGGGTCGCCGCGGCCCCGGACGCTCAGGGCGCTGCTCGAGCGGCTCCGGAGGAGGCGGAGGCGCAGGCGGAGGCGCAGGCGCAGGCCGACGGGGAGGCCCCGGGGGAGACCGGCGGGGACGAAGAGCAGCCGGGCGTCCAGGATACAGAAGAGGCAGATCCGCGACAAGAGCGCCGGCGACCCCTATGAGGAGGCGGAGAGCGGGAAGAGCCCTTGGCGGAAGATCCTGGCCTTCGAG CAAGCAGTATCAAGAGGATTTTTCAACTATCTCGAAAAATTGAAATATGAGCACCATCTCAAGGAATCTTTGAAGCAAATGGATGTTGGTGAAGACTTAGAAAAGGAAGATCTTGATAGTCGGAGATACAAGTACCTGGATGAtgatgattctctctctcctattgagTCAGG AACAGAAGATGTAAATAATCTTGAAAATGATGGGTGTGACATCAAACCGGTG gaggagagtcacttcataatAAGATCTGAATTACCAAGGAAGACAGAAGTGTATCTGGAGCAAGAGTGTGTGGGAGGGGAACCAGCTCTGTCTAAAAAGAGAGCATCAAAATTGAAAACATTGAGAAGAGAATCTTCTAAGAAAATGGGAATGTAA